From the Lysobacter sp. FW306-1B-D06B genome, one window contains:
- a CDS encoding YbaK/EbsC family protein: MLSPRLHNLLDQGQAPYTTLTHPRTVTAHETASATRVEPNHFAKTVMIKADGRLAMVVMPSAYRADLYRLSLALGGVPVELAEESEFREAFSDCEPGAMPPFGHLYGMPVYVDSRLAHQDEIAFNAGNHTEVVRMPYREFERLAAPEMLWLAHMM, from the coding sequence ATGCTCTCCCCACGTCTGCACAATCTGCTGGACCAGGGCCAGGCGCCCTACACGACGCTGACGCACCCGCGCACCGTCACCGCGCACGAGACCGCATCGGCCACGCGCGTGGAGCCCAATCACTTCGCCAAGACGGTGATGATCAAGGCCGATGGACGGCTGGCGATGGTGGTGATGCCATCTGCGTATCGGGCCGATCTCTACCGCCTGTCGTTGGCGCTGGGCGGCGTGCCGGTGGAACTGGCCGAAGAGAGCGAGTTCCGCGAGGCGTTCTCCGACTGCGAGCCCGGCGCGATGCCGCCGTTCGGGCATCTGTACGGCATGCCGGTGTACGTCGATTCGCGCCTGGCGCACCAGGACGAGATCGCGTTCAACGCCGGCAACCACACCGAAGTGGTGCGCATGCCGTATCGCGAGTTCGAGCGCCTGGCCGCGCCGGAGATGCTCTGGCTGGCGCACATGATGTGA
- a CDS encoding carbohydrate kinase family protein: protein MSALICGSMAYDTIMVFPDQFKNHILPDKVHILNVSFLVPRMRREFGGCAGNIAYNLKLLGGNPIPMATAGQDFGPYREHFEQQGIPLDHVKIIQELFTPQAFITTDHDNNQITAFHPGAMMRSYENHVKDVKGVTFGIVSPDGREGMLQNAQEFADAGIPFIFDPGQAMPLFNGEELRNFIELAQYVTVNDYESNLLQERTGWSEGDIVKRVKAYITTRGPNGSQIHTPEKTFDIPPAHERRVTDPTGCGDAFRAGLIFGIEKGYDWLTIGRMGNLMGALKVEHPGTQNQRFDFDEFSEQFKQQFGYAL, encoded by the coding sequence ATGTCTGCACTGATCTGCGGATCCATGGCCTACGACACCATCATGGTGTTCCCGGACCAGTTCAAGAACCACATCCTCCCGGACAAGGTGCACATCCTGAATGTGTCCTTCCTCGTGCCGCGGATGCGCCGCGAGTTCGGCGGCTGCGCCGGCAACATCGCCTACAACCTCAAGCTGCTGGGCGGCAACCCGATCCCGATGGCCACCGCCGGCCAGGACTTCGGTCCGTACCGCGAGCACTTCGAGCAGCAGGGCATTCCGCTGGATCACGTCAAGATCATCCAGGAACTGTTCACCCCGCAGGCCTTCATCACCACCGACCACGACAACAACCAGATCACCGCGTTCCATCCGGGCGCGATGATGCGGTCGTACGAGAACCACGTTAAGGACGTGAAGGGCGTGACGTTCGGCATCGTCAGCCCCGACGGTCGCGAAGGCATGCTGCAGAACGCGCAGGAATTCGCCGACGCCGGCATCCCCTTCATCTTCGATCCGGGCCAGGCGATGCCGTTGTTCAACGGCGAAGAGCTGCGCAACTTCATCGAGCTGGCGCAGTACGTCACCGTCAACGACTACGAGTCCAACCTGCTGCAGGAACGCACCGGCTGGAGCGAGGGCGACATCGTCAAGCGGGTGAAGGCCTACATCACCACGCGCGGCCCGAACGGCTCGCAGATCCACACGCCGGAGAAGACCTTCGACATCCCGCCGGCGCACGAGCGCCGCGTGACCGATCCGACCGGCTGCGGCGACGCGTTCCGCGCGGGCCTGATCTTCGGCATCGAGAAGGGCTACGACTGGCTCACCATCGGCCGCATGGGCAACCTGATGGGCGCGCTGAAGGTCGAGCATCCGGGCACGCAGAACCAGCGCTTCGACTTCGACGAGTTCAGCGAGCAGTTCAAGCAGCAGTTCGGTTACGCGCTGTAA
- a CDS encoding rod shape-determining protein gives MFKKFRGMFSNDLSIDLGTANTLIYVRGQGIVLNEPSVVAVRQDRLIGGNRTVAAVGSEAKMMLGRTPGHITTIRPMKDGVIADFTYTEEMLKHFIRKVHKSRFLRPSPRVLVCVPCGSTQVERRAIKESAEEAGAREVYLIEEPMAAAIGAGMPVTEARGSMVVDIGGGTTEVAVIALNGIVYSASVRIGGDRFDESIISYVRRTYGTLIGEATAERIKLEIGCAYPQQKAATVEVSGRNLAEGVPKMITINSNEVLEALREPLAGIVSAIKLALEQTPPELCADVAERGIVLTGGGALLRDMDRLISEETGLHVQVADDPLTCVARGGGRALELVDMHGNEFFAPE, from the coding sequence ATGTTCAAGAAGTTTCGCGGCATGTTCTCCAACGACCTGTCCATCGATCTGGGCACGGCCAACACCCTTATCTACGTGCGCGGCCAGGGCATCGTGCTGAACGAGCCGTCGGTGGTCGCCGTCCGCCAGGACCGCCTGATCGGCGGCAACCGGACCGTCGCCGCGGTCGGCAGCGAGGCCAAGATGATGCTCGGGCGCACCCCGGGCCACATCACGACCATCCGCCCGATGAAGGACGGCGTCATCGCCGACTTCACCTATACGGAAGAGATGCTCAAGCACTTCATCCGCAAGGTGCACAAGAGCCGTTTCCTGCGCCCGAGCCCGCGCGTGCTGGTCTGCGTGCCTTGCGGCTCGACCCAGGTCGAGCGCCGCGCGATCAAGGAATCGGCCGAAGAAGCCGGTGCCCGCGAGGTCTACCTGATCGAGGAGCCCATGGCGGCCGCCATCGGCGCCGGCATGCCGGTGACCGAGGCGCGCGGCTCGATGGTCGTCGACATCGGCGGCGGCACCACGGAAGTGGCGGTCATCGCGCTGAACGGCATCGTCTATTCGGCCTCGGTCCGCATCGGCGGCGACCGCTTCGACGAGTCGATCATCAGCTACGTGCGCCGCACTTACGGCACGCTGATCGGCGAGGCCACGGCCGAGCGCATCAAGCTCGAGATCGGCTGCGCCTACCCGCAGCAGAAGGCCGCCACGGTGGAAGTCTCCGGCCGCAACCTCGCCGAGGGCGTGCCGAAGATGATCACCATCAACTCCAATGAAGTGCTCGAAGCGCTGCGCGAGCCGCTGGCCGGCATCGTCTCGGCGATCAAGCTGGCACTGGAGCAGACCCCGCCGGAACTGTGCGCCGACGTCGCCGAGCGCGGCATCGTGCTCACCGGCGGTGGCGCGCTGCTGCGCGACATGGACCGCCTGATCAGCGAGGAAACCGGCCTGCACGTGCAGGTCGCCGACGACCCGCTGACCTGCGTGGCCCGAGGCGGCGGTCGCGCGCTGGAACTGGTCGACATGCACGGCAACGAGTTCTTCGCGCCGGAATAA
- the mreC gene encoding rod shape-determining protein MreC, translating into MPTYAGPPTSARPGDVAGTLKLLAYLALAVVLIVLDHRGGWLAQARQQVTLLVQPLWMVAGWPGQVVERISEDAGTLTQLTAENRRLRNDLMLNQARMARLQTLASDNARLRGLLDAAERGRLDVKLAPILDIDLDPTRQRLVLNAGTRDRVEVGQNVIDSGGLLGQIIAVTPMYANVLLLTDPSHAVPVAVARNGVRLVVYGEGRSDRLRLTSVPLSSDVKVGDVLVTSGLGGRFAPGFPVGTIASLKPDDSRAFLVGEVTPAAQLDRGREVLVLLSMPNPLPAATAFTPSDAGAAPAAGGAATAVSPVVPAATGGTAPATPTPSSGPATQAAPNAPASAPVQPPRPNAPPEARR; encoded by the coding sequence ATGCCCACCTACGCCGGCCCACCCACCTCAGCACGTCCCGGTGACGTGGCCGGCACGCTCAAGCTGCTGGCCTACCTCGCGCTGGCGGTGGTGCTGATCGTCCTGGACCACCGGGGCGGCTGGCTCGCGCAGGCGCGCCAGCAGGTGACCCTGCTCGTGCAGCCGCTGTGGATGGTCGCCGGTTGGCCCGGGCAGGTGGTGGAGCGCATCAGCGAGGATGCCGGCACGCTCACCCAGCTCACCGCCGAGAACCGCCGCCTGCGCAACGACCTGATGCTCAATCAGGCGCGCATGGCCCGCCTGCAGACGCTGGCATCCGACAACGCGCGCCTGCGCGGACTGCTCGACGCCGCCGAGCGCGGTCGCCTCGACGTCAAGCTGGCGCCGATCCTGGACATCGACCTGGACCCCACGCGGCAGCGACTGGTGCTCAATGCCGGTACGCGCGACCGGGTGGAGGTCGGGCAGAACGTGATCGACTCCGGCGGCCTGCTCGGCCAGATCATCGCCGTGACGCCGATGTACGCGAACGTGCTGCTGCTCACCGATCCCTCGCACGCGGTGCCGGTGGCCGTGGCGCGCAATGGCGTGCGGCTGGTGGTGTACGGCGAAGGGCGCAGCGACCGGCTGCGCCTGACCAGCGTGCCGCTCTCCAGCGACGTGAAGGTCGGCGACGTGCTGGTCACCTCGGGCCTGGGCGGCCGCTTCGCGCCGGGGTTCCCGGTCGGCACGATCGCCTCGCTCAAGCCCGACGACAGCCGCGCCTTCCTCGTCGGCGAGGTGACGCCGGCCGCGCAGCTCGACCGCGGCCGCGAGGTGCTGGTGCTGCTGTCGATGCCGAACCCGCTGCCGGCCGCCACGGCGTTCACCCCGTCGGATGCCGGCGCAGCGCCTGCCGCGGGCGGAGCCGCGACGGCGGTGTCGCCGGTCGTGCCTGCTGCGACGGGCGGAACCGCGCCAGCGACCCCGACCCCGTCCAGCGGGCCGGCCACGCAGGCCGCACCGAATGCGCCCGCGTCCGCGCCGGTCCAACCGCCGCGCCCCAACGCGCCGCCGGAGGCCCGCCGATGA
- the mreD gene encoding rod shape-determining protein MreD: MSRVRPQWVLPLSIVVALMLGLLPLPPALQPLRPFWLALVLAYWVIEDPDHVGLGVAFIVGLLGDLVYGSLFGEHALRLVVMAYILQRFRARLRFFPMSQQALAIGGLLLNDCIVIAAIHLAVGERTPLPLTWLSPLTGLLLWPLVYVGLDSLRHGRWRAR, encoded by the coding sequence ATGAGCCGCGTCCGTCCGCAATGGGTGCTGCCGCTCAGCATCGTCGTGGCGCTGATGCTGGGCCTGCTGCCGCTGCCGCCGGCCCTGCAGCCGCTGCGGCCGTTCTGGCTGGCGCTCGTGCTGGCCTACTGGGTGATCGAAGACCCCGACCACGTCGGCCTGGGCGTCGCCTTCATCGTCGGGCTGCTGGGCGATCTGGTGTACGGCAGCCTGTTCGGCGAACACGCGCTGCGCCTGGTCGTGATGGCCTACATCCTGCAGCGCTTCCGCGCGCGGCTGCGCTTCTTCCCGATGTCGCAGCAGGCGCTGGCGATCGGCGGCCTGCTGTTGAACGACTGCATCGTCATCGCGGCGATTCACCTCGCCGTCGGCGAACGCACGCCGCTGCCGCTGACCTGGCTGTCGCCGCTGACGGGCCTGCTGCTGTGGCCGTTGGTGTACGTTGGCCTGGATTCCCTCCGTCACGGCCGCTGGAGGGCGCGCTGA
- the rodA gene encoding rod shape-determining protein RodA, which translates to MRLILRWLFDLLVRFARTLDLPLLGALLALMVIGLAVLYSAADHAMGLVVRQGAFFVAGLGVMWALSRVPPNQLRNWTPLVFGASLLPLVLVLLIGTGKHGRHWINLGVVYVQPAELLKLSLPMMVAWYLDRQALPPRFRTVLIAGVLIAVPTGLILLQPDFGTAMLVATSGAFALYLAGLPWWWFGMAFGAVAAVAPVAWFWLLRPYQKDRILTFLNPESDPLGTGWNIIQSKIAIGAGGLTGKGWGQGSQSHLNYLPEHTTDFIFAVLSEEFGWIGVGTVLALYLFVIGRCLWIAAEARDGYSRLIAGALGLAFCVYVIVNGGMISGLLPVVGVPMPLLSYGGTSAVSLLAGLGVVMAVRAHRPIYAR; encoded by the coding sequence ATGAGGCTGATCCTGCGCTGGCTGTTCGACCTGCTCGTGCGCTTCGCGCGCACGCTCGATCTGCCGCTGCTCGGCGCGCTGCTGGCGCTGATGGTGATCGGCCTGGCGGTGCTGTACAGCGCTGCCGATCACGCCATGGGGCTGGTCGTGCGCCAGGGTGCGTTCTTCGTCGCCGGTCTGGGCGTGATGTGGGCGCTTTCGCGCGTGCCGCCCAACCAGCTGCGCAACTGGACGCCGCTGGTGTTCGGCGCCTCGCTGCTGCCGCTGGTGCTGGTGCTGCTGATCGGCACCGGCAAGCACGGCCGCCACTGGATCAACCTCGGCGTGGTCTACGTGCAACCGGCCGAGCTGCTCAAACTCAGCCTGCCGATGATGGTCGCGTGGTACCTCGATCGGCAGGCGTTGCCGCCGCGGTTCCGCACGGTGCTGATCGCCGGCGTGCTGATCGCCGTGCCGACCGGCCTGATCCTGCTCCAACCCGACTTCGGCACCGCGATGCTGGTTGCCACCAGCGGCGCGTTCGCCCTGTACCTGGCGGGACTGCCGTGGTGGTGGTTCGGCATGGCGTTCGGCGCGGTCGCGGCCGTGGCGCCGGTCGCGTGGTTCTGGCTGCTGCGCCCGTACCAGAAGGACCGCATCCTCACCTTCCTCAATCCCGAGTCCGATCCGCTGGGCACCGGCTGGAACATCATCCAGTCGAAGATCGCCATCGGCGCGGGCGGCCTCACCGGCAAGGGCTGGGGGCAGGGCTCGCAGTCGCACCTCAATTACCTGCCCGAGCACACCACCGACTTCATCTTCGCCGTGCTGAGCGAAGAGTTCGGCTGGATCGGCGTGGGCACGGTGCTGGCGCTGTACCTGTTCGTGATCGGCCGCTGCCTGTGGATCGCGGCGGAGGCGCGCGACGGCTATTCGCGACTGATCGCCGGCGCGCTCGGCCTGGCGTTCTGCGTATACGTGATCGTCAACGGCGGCATGATCTCCGGCCTGCTGCCGGTGGTCGGCGTGCCCATGCCGCTGTTGAGTTACGGCGGCACGTCGGCCGTCTCGCTGCTGGCGGGATTGGGCGTGGTGATGGCCGTTCGCGCGCACCGGCCGATCTACGCGCGCTGA
- the mltB gene encoding lytic murein transglycosylase B, producing MISASFLALAGCATQASAPVPQTSTPAAPARPVPGTPALPDPVLQQPLDLARAAFVRETAAQYGIDPAYIESVLAKAQIRDSIVAAMSKPAEAKPWRDYRPIFITQSRIDGGRAFLAEHREELARAQEKYGVPAEVIVSIIGVETNYGRNTGSYPVLDALYTLAFAYPRSGDPAKLDRENRREAFFRGELAQLFALGKETGLDITALKGSYAGAMGWGQFMPSSYREFAVDGNGDGKRDLFNNLDDVFASIANYFVQKGGWVRGGPVTVRANASANAQPIEPESLDPLYTMSDLATRGFRPLQPVTPPEQNATVVKLDGDAGPEYWFGFRNFYAITRYNISKHYAMAVYQLSQAIAGSGDAPVAAAPSGQPSA from the coding sequence GTGATCAGCGCGTCCTTTCTCGCGTTGGCCGGTTGCGCCACCCAGGCCTCCGCGCCCGTTCCGCAGACTTCCACCCCCGCCGCTCCGGCCAGGCCGGTGCCGGGCACGCCTGCGCTGCCCGATCCGGTGCTGCAGCAGCCGCTGGACCTCGCGCGTGCCGCGTTCGTTCGCGAGACCGCCGCGCAGTACGGAATCGACCCGGCCTACATCGAATCGGTGCTGGCGAAGGCGCAGATCCGCGACAGCATCGTCGCCGCGATGTCCAAACCGGCCGAAGCCAAGCCGTGGCGCGACTACCGGCCGATCTTCATCACCCAGTCGCGCATCGACGGCGGCCGCGCCTTCCTGGCCGAGCACCGCGAAGAACTCGCACGCGCTCAGGAGAAGTACGGCGTCCCCGCCGAAGTGATCGTCTCCATCATCGGCGTGGAAACCAACTACGGCCGCAACACCGGTTCCTATCCGGTGCTCGATGCGCTGTACACGCTGGCCTTCGCCTATCCGCGCAGCGGCGATCCGGCCAAGCTGGATCGCGAGAACCGCCGCGAAGCGTTCTTCCGCGGCGAGCTGGCCCAGTTGTTCGCGCTGGGCAAGGAAACCGGACTGGACATCACCGCGCTCAAGGGCAGCTACGCCGGCGCGATGGGCTGGGGCCAGTTCATGCCGTCGAGCTACCGCGAGTTCGCGGTGGACGGCAACGGCGACGGCAAGCGCGATCTGTTCAACAACCTCGACGACGTCTTCGCCTCCATCGCCAATTACTTCGTGCAGAAGGGCGGCTGGGTGCGCGGCGGGCCGGTGACGGTGCGCGCCAATGCGTCGGCCAATGCGCAGCCGATCGAGCCGGAAAGCCTGGATCCGCTGTACACGATGAGCGACCTGGCCACGCGCGGCTTCCGCCCGCTGCAGCCGGTGACGCCGCCGGAACAGAACGCCACGGTGGTGAAGCTCGACGGCGATGCCGGGCCGGAGTACTGGTTCGGCTTCCGCAACTTCTACGCGATCACCCGCTACAACATCTCCAAGCACTACGCGATGGCGGTGTATCAGTTGAGCCAGGCGATCGCCGGCAGCGGTGATGCGCCGGTCGCGGCCGCACCCTCAGGACAGCCGTCCGCATGA
- a CDS encoding septal ring lytic transglycosylase RlpA family protein codes for MRLPALGTVAARTLLAVAVVCLAACASSPKKSASRPTAAPDRGGVHHAPLPGSKKKSPYAPAQEDPNTRGHYTAGGLYKPGVKDTTPDYVPDVDSIPEPEVTNEPRSAVGNRPSYVVLGKTYKVMDDTKGYVERGTASYYGQKFHGRRTSNLEVYDMYAFTAAHKTLPLPSFARVTNLDNGKSVVVRVNDRGPFHEGRVIDLSYAAAVKLGITQKGTGKVEVRALKPGDDAPIYASAPERPTAQPTPQPTPPAPQKSPSAMDRLVAAIPVGTAGAAVLPPGVRIATGKPTPMNANGGKFAGAVASVQSAAPSPAVTAPIALPAATVPVAAPVSAGGDKVVFQVASFTARANADRALTRLREAGIDTAQLSDASANGQTIWRLRVGPLQAAQATELAARIAGLGFGQPQRVRD; via the coding sequence ATGCGCCTGCCTGCCCTCGGCACCGTGGCCGCCCGGACGCTCCTGGCGGTCGCGGTGGTCTGTCTCGCCGCCTGCGCGAGTTCGCCGAAGAAGTCTGCTTCGCGGCCCACAGCCGCGCCGGATCGTGGCGGCGTGCATCACGCACCGCTGCCCGGAAGCAAGAAGAAATCGCCTTACGCCCCGGCCCAGGAAGACCCGAACACGCGCGGCCACTACACCGCCGGCGGGCTCTACAAGCCGGGCGTGAAAGACACCACGCCGGATTACGTGCCCGACGTCGATTCCATCCCCGAGCCCGAGGTCACGAACGAACCGCGTTCGGCCGTGGGCAATCGCCCCAGCTACGTCGTGCTCGGCAAGACCTACAAGGTGATGGACGACACCAAGGGGTATGTGGAGCGCGGCACGGCCTCGTACTACGGGCAGAAGTTCCATGGACGCCGCACGTCCAACCTGGAGGTGTACGACATGTACGCCTTCACCGCCGCGCACAAGACGCTGCCGCTGCCGAGCTTCGCGCGCGTGACCAACCTCGACAACGGCAAGTCGGTGGTGGTGCGCGTCAACGACCGCGGCCCGTTCCACGAAGGGCGCGTAATCGACCTCAGCTACGCCGCCGCGGTGAAGCTGGGCATCACCCAGAAGGGCACGGGCAAGGTCGAAGTGCGTGCGCTGAAGCCGGGCGACGACGCGCCGATCTACGCCTCCGCGCCGGAGCGGCCGACCGCCCAGCCGACGCCTCAGCCCACGCCCCCCGCACCGCAGAAGTCGCCCAGCGCTATGGACCGCCTTGTCGCCGCGATCCCGGTCGGCACCGCCGGCGCCGCCGTGTTGCCGCCGGGCGTGCGCATCGCCACCGGCAAGCCCACGCCGATGAACGCGAACGGCGGCAAGTTTGCCGGCGCCGTCGCATCGGTCCAGTCCGCTGCCCCGAGCCCGGCCGTCACCGCGCCCATCGCCCTCCCCGCCGCCACGGTGCCGGTCGCGGCCCCCGTGTCGGCCGGTGGCGACAAGGTCGTCTTCCAGGTCGCCAGCTTCACCGCCCGCGCCAACGCCGACCGCGCGCTGACCCGCCTGCGCGAGGCCGGCATCGACACCGCCCAGCTCAGCGACGCCAGCGCCAACGGCCAGACCATCTGGCGCCTGCGCGTCGGTCCGCTGCAGGCCGCCCAGGCCACGGAACTCGCCGCCCGCATCGCCGGTCTGGGATTCGGGCAGCCGCAGCGCGTCCGCGACTAG
- a CDS encoding D-alanyl-D-alanine carboxypeptidase family protein — protein MKVPALARAAVVAAAATLVAGLALAQTTPAPRTALPAASESLPVPPPPKIAGTAWVLMDAASGNILAGENYDTRLEPASITKVMTSYVIAAEMAAGKVKGDDQVMMTENAWRVGGAGTDGSYSGFEVNKTAPLLEMEKGMVVQSGNDAAIALAEHVAGSTDAFAALMNQYAARIGLKNSHFVNPTGLSDPEHFSTARDLALLGRALVHDFPVAYSYNRIKEFTVGPITQSNRNRLLWRDSTVDGIKTGHHSGAGYCLMASAKRGDQRLISVVMGSTSDDQRTNDSQALLNWGFRFFETHKLYDTGKAVAKQKVWKGASDEVQLGVDEPLLVTVQRGKYNQLKPMMDVPKTLVAPITKGQKIGTVKVMLDGKVVSQRPLVALNAVEQGGFFKRLWDEFWMWWESD, from the coding sequence ATGAAAGTCCCCGCTCTCGCCAGAGCCGCCGTCGTCGCGGCCGCTGCCACCCTCGTGGCCGGCCTCGCGCTCGCCCAGACCACGCCCGCGCCGCGCACCGCGCTGCCGGCCGCCAGCGAATCGCTGCCGGTGCCGCCGCCGCCGAAGATCGCCGGCACCGCCTGGGTGCTGATGGACGCCGCCAGCGGCAACATCCTGGCCGGCGAGAACTACGACACCCGCCTGGAGCCGGCAAGCATCACCAAGGTGATGACCAGCTACGTGATCGCCGCGGAAATGGCCGCCGGCAAGGTCAAGGGCGACGACCAGGTCATGATGACCGAGAACGCCTGGCGCGTCGGCGGCGCCGGCACCGACGGCAGCTACTCCGGCTTCGAGGTCAACAAGACCGCGCCGCTGCTGGAGATGGAAAAGGGCATGGTGGTGCAGTCGGGCAACGACGCCGCCATCGCGCTGGCCGAGCATGTCGCCGGCAGCACCGACGCCTTCGCCGCGCTGATGAATCAGTACGCCGCGCGCATCGGCCTGAAGAACAGCCACTTCGTCAACCCGACGGGCCTGTCGGATCCGGAGCACTTCTCCACCGCGCGCGACCTGGCGCTGCTGGGCCGCGCGCTGGTGCACGATTTCCCGGTCGCGTACTCGTACAACCGGATCAAGGAATTCACGGTCGGCCCGATCACCCAGTCGAACCGCAATCGGCTGCTGTGGCGCGATTCCACCGTGGACGGCATCAAGACCGGCCATCACTCCGGCGCCGGCTATTGCCTCATGGCGTCGGCCAAGCGCGGTGACCAGCGCCTGATCTCGGTCGTCATGGGCTCCACGTCCGACGACCAGCGCACCAACGACAGCCAGGCGCTGCTCAACTGGGGCTTCCGCTTCTTCGAGACGCACAAGCTCTACGACACCGGCAAGGCCGTGGCGAAGCAGAAGGTGTGGAAGGGCGCGTCCGACGAAGTGCAGCTGGGCGTCGACGAACCGCTGCTGGTAACCGTGCAGCGCGGCAAGTACAACCAGCTCAAGCCGATGATGGACGTGCCCAAGACGCTGGTCGCGCCGATCACCAAGGGCCAGAAGATCGGCACGGTGAAGGTGATGCTGGACGGCAAGGTCGTCTCGCAGCGTCCGCTGGTCGCGCTCAACGCGGTCGAGCAGGGCGGCTTCTTCAAGCGCCTGTGGGACGAGTTCTGGATGTGGTGGGAGTCGGACTGA
- a CDS encoding DUF493 family protein, translating into MEIKSDNPEHGFQFPGTFELSAMGAAEKDLETVLPTLLLDAGIEVLHETVNWKLSSNGRYVSVRISFRATSREQYDLAHQALREHPEVKWTL; encoded by the coding sequence ATGGAAATCAAATCCGACAACCCGGAACACGGCTTCCAGTTCCCCGGCACGTTCGAGTTGAGCGCCATGGGCGCGGCCGAGAAGGACCTGGAAACGGTGCTGCCGACGCTGCTGCTGGATGCAGGCATCGAAGTCCTGCACGAAACCGTCAACTGGAAGCTGTCGAGCAACGGGCGCTATGTGTCCGTGCGGATCAGTTTCCGTGCGACCAGCCGCGAGCAGTACGACCTGGCGCATCAGGCGCTGCGCGAACACCCGGAAGTGAAGTGGACGCTCTGA
- the lipB gene encoding lipoyl(octanoyl) transferase LipB, protein MDALSEPVVVAPEPAPTVPSARLRDLGRRAYEPVWHAMQAFTDARTVDTPDELWLVEHDPVFTLGQAGKDEHVLFPGDIPVIHVDRGGQVTYHGPGQIVLYPLLDLKRLKVGVKEYVHRIEQAMIDTLADWNILAQRRDGAPGVYVNDAKIGALGIRVRRGCTFHGLAFNIAMDLEPFQRINPCGYQGLQVTSMLDLGGPSGLDAVKPVLIEHVARQFGLDVQPAPPPTF, encoded by the coding sequence GTGGACGCTCTGAGCGAGCCGGTCGTCGTCGCGCCCGAGCCGGCACCCACCGTGCCCTCGGCCCGCCTGCGCGACCTGGGCCGCCGTGCCTACGAGCCCGTCTGGCACGCCATGCAAGCCTTCACCGACGCGCGCACGGTGGACACGCCCGACGAGCTTTGGCTGGTCGAACACGACCCGGTGTTCACCCTCGGCCAGGCCGGCAAGGACGAGCACGTCCTGTTTCCCGGCGACATCCCGGTGATCCACGTCGACCGCGGCGGCCAGGTGACCTACCACGGCCCCGGCCAGATCGTGCTGTACCCGCTGCTCGACCTGAAGCGGCTGAAGGTGGGCGTCAAGGAATACGTCCACCGGATCGAGCAGGCCATGATCGACACGCTGGCCGACTGGAACATCCTCGCCCAGCGCCGCGACGGCGCCCCGGGCGTGTACGTCAACGACGCCAAGATCGGCGCGCTGGGCATCCGCGTGCGGCGCGGCTGCACCTTCCACGGCCTGGCGTTCAACATCGCCATGGACCTGGAGCCGTTCCAGCGCATAAACCCCTGCGGCTATCAGGGGCTGCAGGTGACCTCGATGCTAGACTTGGGCGGCCCGTCCGGGCTGGATGCGGTGAAGCCGGTGCTGATCGAGCACGTCGCCCGCCAGTTCGGCCTCGACGTCCAACCGGCCCCGCCGCCGACGTTCTGA